A single region of the Rhodanobacter sp. LX-99 genome encodes:
- a CDS encoding aspartyl/asparaginyl beta-hydroxylase domain-containing protein, with amino-acid sequence MSKPHDATLETRRATARRQAQHGERDDAEESFLRILELDPHDVEALRFVAECQSMRGNQTAAAEHLQLALRLSPDDATSWGQLGSVQMTAGDFGAAAASFRRGLTLVPGMFVARLQLGIALEQLGQSHEALKAYFMAIESAHAMGRWEGDATTAPRLRDAVKHAVNYVNIHRRRLFHAALQPLRERYGDAALVRVERSLAIYFLDQPANIPDPRQKPKFLYFPDITSQPYYPRSLFPWLESLEAATDIVRDELHAVLTGQPALESFLGDLPPNATQEMLASSGEREPAWDAYFFHRHGQPHEAHRARCPRTAALLDALPLVRIRDHAPEALFSILSPGTHILPHTGVTNTRLVTHLPLIVPPDCAIRVGGEEHAWQEGRCVTFDDTYEHEAWNRSGQTRAVLILDSWHPDLSEAERLAVTDLIEAIGDFNQACKLPAPPN; translated from the coding sequence ATGAGCAAGCCGCATGACGCTACGCTGGAGACCCGCCGCGCGACGGCGCGCCGGCAGGCGCAACACGGCGAACGCGACGACGCCGAGGAGTCCTTCCTGAGGATCCTGGAACTGGACCCGCATGACGTCGAAGCGTTGCGCTTCGTCGCCGAATGTCAATCCATGCGCGGCAATCAAACGGCCGCCGCCGAGCACCTGCAGCTCGCACTGCGGTTGAGCCCGGACGATGCGACCAGTTGGGGACAGCTGGGCTCGGTGCAAATGACCGCCGGCGATTTCGGCGCTGCCGCCGCCAGCTTCAGGCGCGGGCTGACGCTGGTGCCGGGCATGTTCGTCGCACGCCTGCAGCTGGGCATCGCGCTGGAGCAACTGGGGCAGTCGCACGAAGCGTTGAAGGCCTATTTCATGGCGATCGAGAGCGCGCATGCAATGGGCCGCTGGGAAGGTGATGCCACCACCGCGCCGCGCTTGCGCGACGCGGTGAAGCACGCTGTGAATTACGTCAACATCCACCGACGGCGTCTGTTCCACGCGGCGCTGCAACCACTGCGTGAACGCTATGGCGACGCGGCACTTGTGCGCGTGGAACGCAGCCTGGCGATCTACTTCCTTGACCAGCCGGCGAACATTCCCGATCCGCGGCAGAAGCCGAAATTCCTGTATTTCCCCGATATCACCAGCCAGCCCTACTACCCGCGCAGTCTTTTCCCCTGGCTGGAATCACTGGAAGCTGCGACCGACATAGTGCGAGACGAACTGCATGCCGTGTTGACCGGGCAGCCGGCGCTGGAATCCTTCCTGGGTGACCTGCCGCCGAATGCCACGCAAGAGATGTTGGCTTCATCCGGCGAGCGGGAACCTGCGTGGGACGCCTACTTTTTCCACCGCCACGGCCAGCCCCACGAAGCGCACCGGGCACGCTGTCCGCGCACGGCAGCGCTGCTCGACGCGCTGCCACTGGTGCGCATCCGCGACCATGCACCAGAAGCCCTGTTCTCCATACTCTCGCCAGGCACGCACATCCTTCCGCATACCGGGGTCACCAACACGCGTCTGGTGACCCATCTGCCGCTGATCGTTCCGCCTGATTGCGCGATCCGCGTGGGCGGCGAGGAGCACGCCTGGCAGGAAGGACGCTGCGTCACCTTCGATGACACCTACGAGCACGAGGCGTGGAATCGCAGCGGGCAGACGCGGGCAGTGCTGATCCTCGACAGCTGGCACCCTGACCTCAGTGAAGCGGAACGTCTGGCCGTGACCGACCTGATCGAGGCGATCGGCGACTTCAACCAGGCCTGCAAATTGCCTGCCCCGCCGAACTGA
- a CDS encoding carboxy terminal-processing peptidase codes for MKFRPALFLLLALTATCAFAQSAADLGAGKPRKAATWPLTSTPEEAQAAQLSARFLTRFHYDAQPLDDAMSARIYNAYFKLLDSEKVFFTQADMAKFAPLKTQLDDAIWNQDLSAPFAVFNLYVQRAVERMSYARNLLKQGFDFSKDESYTFDREHADWPKDQAELDELWRKRTMNDWLRLKLAGKDDAEIRKTLDKRYAGYIERVRQLDGQDAFQTFMTAYAETTDPHTDYLGPRAAENFDIAMKLSLEGIGAVLQPRDDYTQVRELVPAGPANKSGKIQVGDRIVGVGQGDNGPIVDVIGWRLDDVVNLIRGKKDTTVRLEIIPADVGVDGKHEMVSLVRKKVSIEEQAAKKKVVEIKDGDVTRKIGVIELPTFYSDFGARSAGDKDFKSATRDVARLLGELKHEGVQGVVVDLRNNGGGSLAEANSLTGLFIDKGPVVQVRDSKGQVEEQGDDDPGMAWSGPLAVLVNRGTASASEIFSAAIQDYHRGLIVGEPTFGKGTVQNLVDLDRFSQSDSEKPQLGELKMTIQEFFRINGGSTQLKGVTPDIAFPKNGDDKDFGESTYDNALKWTQIAPADYQVVANLNAYLPQLQQKHAERVAQSPAWKLMLDELAQYRTMRAKTAISLNFATREVERKQLEAIQADFRARHKAIDGTDASLADEASSLDDGLNANERSLKSELKQEKDAKKAKDVQLNETAHILFDAIGMIKADPKLASGVLPYGGKFSGSYMASLGAPSKSAISPAPTATH; via the coding sequence ATGAAATTCCGTCCCGCGCTGTTCCTGCTGCTAGCCCTCACCGCGACCTGCGCGTTCGCGCAGTCGGCGGCCGACCTCGGCGCAGGCAAGCCGCGCAAGGCAGCCACCTGGCCGCTCACCTCCACTCCCGAGGAGGCGCAGGCCGCGCAGTTGTCGGCACGCTTCCTGACCCGCTTCCACTACGACGCGCAGCCGCTCGACGACGCGATGTCGGCGCGCATCTACAACGCCTACTTCAAGCTGCTGGACAGCGAAAAGGTGTTCTTCACCCAGGCCGACATGGCGAAGTTCGCGCCGCTGAAGACCCAGCTCGACGACGCGATATGGAACCAGGACCTGTCCGCGCCGTTCGCGGTGTTCAACCTGTACGTGCAGCGCGCGGTCGAGCGCATGAGCTACGCGCGCAACCTGCTCAAGCAGGGCTTCGACTTTTCCAAGGACGAGAGCTACACGTTCGACCGCGAGCACGCCGACTGGCCGAAGGATCAGGCCGAGCTGGACGAGCTGTGGCGCAAGCGCACGATGAACGACTGGCTGCGCCTGAAGCTGGCCGGCAAGGACGATGCCGAGATCCGCAAGACGCTGGACAAGCGCTACGCGGGCTACATCGAGCGGGTCAGGCAGCTCGACGGCCAGGACGCGTTCCAGACCTTCATGACCGCCTACGCCGAGACTACCGACCCGCACACCGACTACCTCGGCCCGCGCGCGGCGGAGAACTTCGACATCGCGATGAAGCTGTCGCTGGAAGGCATCGGTGCGGTGCTGCAGCCGCGCGACGACTACACCCAGGTGCGCGAGCTGGTGCCGGCCGGCCCGGCCAACAAGTCCGGCAAGATCCAGGTCGGCGATCGCATCGTCGGCGTCGGCCAGGGCGACAACGGCCCGATCGTCGACGTGATCGGCTGGCGCCTGGACGACGTGGTCAACCTGATCCGCGGCAAGAAGGACACCACCGTGCGGCTGGAGATCATTCCCGCGGACGTCGGCGTGGACGGCAAGCACGAGATGGTCAGCCTGGTGCGCAAGAAGGTCAGCATCGAGGAGCAGGCGGCGAAGAAGAAGGTCGTCGAGATCAAGGACGGCGACGTCACCCGCAAGATCGGCGTGATCGAGCTGCCCACGTTCTATTCCGACTTCGGCGCACGCAGCGCCGGCGACAAGGACTTCAAGAGCGCCACCCGCGACGTCGCCCGGCTGCTCGGCGAACTGAAGCATGAGGGCGTGCAGGGCGTCGTGGTGGACCTGCGCAACAACGGCGGCGGTTCGCTGGCCGAGGCCAATTCGCTGACCGGCTTGTTCATCGACAAGGGCCCGGTGGTGCAGGTGCGCGACTCCAAGGGCCAGGTCGAGGAGCAGGGTGACGACGACCCGGGCATGGCCTGGAGCGGCCCGCTGGCGGTGCTGGTCAACCGCGGCACGGCGTCGGCGTCGGAGATCTTCTCCGCGGCGATCCAGGACTACCATCGCGGCCTGATCGTCGGCGAGCCGACCTTCGGCAAGGGCACCGTGCAGAACCTGGTCGACCTGGACCGCTTCTCGCAGAGCGACAGCGAGAAGCCGCAGCTGGGCGAGCTGAAGATGACCATCCAGGAATTCTTCCGCATCAACGGCGGCTCCACCCAGCTGAAGGGCGTGACGCCGGACATCGCGTTCCCGAAGAACGGCGACGACAAGGATTTCGGCGAGTCGACCTACGACAACGCGCTGAAGTGGACCCAGATCGCGCCGGCCGACTACCAGGTGGTGGCGAACCTCAACGCCTACCTGCCGCAGCTGCAGCAGAAGCACGCCGAGCGCGTGGCGCAGTCGCCGGCGTGGAAGCTGATGCTGGACGAGCTGGCGCAGTACCGCACGATGCGCGCGAAGACCGCGATCTCGCTGAACTTCGCCACGCGCGAGGTCGAGCGCAAGCAGCTGGAGGCGATCCAGGCCGATTTCCGCGCACGGCACAAGGCCATCGACGGCACCGACGCCTCGCTCGCCGACGAGGCCAGCAGCCTCGACGACGGCCTCAACGCGAACGAGCGCAGCCTGAAGAGCGAGCTCAAGCAGGAGAAGGACGCGAAGAAGGCGAAGGACGTGCAGCTCAACGAGACCGCGCACATCCTGTTCGACGCGATCGGCATGATCAAGGCCGACCCGAAGCTGGCCAGCGGGGTGCTGCCGTACGGCGGCAAGTTCAGCGGCAGCTACATGGCGTCACTCGGTGCACCGTCGAAATCAGCAATTTCGCCGGCACCCACAGCCACGCATTGA
- a CDS encoding DUF493 family protein: MQPIDFSKAKQEGKGFQFPGEFEITAVGSASANLPTHVPQLLERAGLHVLHESVRHRHSGAGNFVSVTVSFRCDSREQYEAAHHALRADPDIRYTM; this comes from the coding sequence ATGCAACCGATCGACTTCAGCAAGGCGAAGCAGGAAGGCAAGGGCTTCCAGTTTCCCGGCGAGTTCGAGATCACCGCGGTCGGCAGCGCCAGCGCAAACCTGCCGACCCACGTGCCGCAGCTGCTGGAGCGCGCCGGCCTGCACGTGCTGCACGAGAGCGTGCGGCACCGGCACTCCGGCGCCGGCAACTTCGTCTCGGTCACGGTGAGCTTCCGCTGCGACAGCCGCGAGCAGTACGAGGCGGCGCACCACGCGCTGCGCGCCGATCCGGATATCCGGTACACGATGTGA
- the lipA gene encoding lipoyl synthase, producing the protein MSEISTSSPKVIPITVVSGAPAGEKQVGNDKIALNRAGFDTGVPTLRKPSWIRVRLPQGNAVQQLKARLRENSLVTVCEEASCPNIHECFSKGTATFMILGEVCTRRCSFCDVAHGRPVAPDPLEPARLAETIRDMRLKYVVITSVDRDDLRDGGAEHFAACIRATRHASPNIRIEILTPDFRGKGRMERALDVLKDFPPDVFNHNLETVPHLYREVRPGADYQWSLDLLKRFKAQHPQVPTKSGIMLGLGETMEQVLETMRDLRAHDVEMITIGQYLQPTPHHHPVVRYWTPEEFDALRVAGEAMGFHHVASGPLVRSSYHADLQAHAAGVTESA; encoded by the coding sequence ATGAGCGAAATCTCCACCTCTTCCCCCAAAGTCATCCCGATCACCGTCGTCAGCGGTGCGCCTGCGGGTGAAAAGCAGGTCGGCAACGACAAGATCGCGCTGAACCGCGCCGGTTTCGACACCGGCGTGCCGACCCTGCGCAAGCCGTCGTGGATCCGCGTGCGGCTGCCGCAGGGCAACGCCGTGCAGCAGCTGAAGGCGCGCCTGCGCGAGAATTCGCTGGTCACGGTGTGCGAGGAAGCGTCCTGCCCGAACATCCACGAATGCTTCAGCAAGGGCACCGCCACCTTCATGATCCTGGGCGAGGTGTGCACCCGCCGCTGTTCGTTCTGCGACGTGGCGCATGGCCGCCCGGTGGCGCCCGATCCGCTGGAGCCGGCACGGCTGGCCGAGACGATCCGCGACATGCGCCTGAAGTACGTGGTGATCACCTCGGTCGATCGCGACGACCTGCGCGACGGCGGCGCCGAACACTTCGCCGCCTGCATCCGCGCCACGCGCCACGCCAGCCCGAACATCCGCATCGAGATCCTCACCCCGGATTTCCGCGGCAAGGGCCGCATGGAACGCGCGCTGGACGTGCTGAAGGACTTCCCGCCGGACGTGTTCAACCACAACCTGGAAACCGTGCCGCACCTGTACCGCGAAGTGCGTCCGGGCGCCGACTACCAGTGGTCGCTGGACCTGCTCAAGCGCTTCAAGGCGCAGCACCCGCAGGTGCCGACCAAGTCCGGCATCATGCTGGGCCTGGGCGAAACGATGGAGCAGGTGCTCGAAACGATGCGCGATCTACGCGCCCATGACGTCGAGATGATCACCATCGGCCAGTACCTGCAGCCCACGCCGCACCATCACCCGGTGGTGCGCTACTGGACTCCCGAAGAATTCGACGCGTTGCGGGTGGCCGGCGAGGCGATGGGTTTCCACCACGTCGCCTCCGGTCCGCTGGTGCGTTCGTCCTACCACGCCGACCTGCAGGCCCATGCAGCCGGTGTCACCGAGTCAGCCTGA
- a CDS encoding sulfotransferase, which translates to MPESTNGLADAIIAAYRAGDMERIVALGEQATPTSEAALLWLGVARQSAGRYAQAAATFRQLTQMRPQVSAYWNNLALACRQDGDLVAAEQALGIAQALAPDDAEVHFNLGLLQIQQRHWVSARQSLMDAVRLSPGFIEARLQAAHACHVCGDNDGQQAMLAGAKDWPGQPAEQALILAAMLSAQGELDAALRALDRALLPDHDEAGVMQLRIAAQRVALYERSNQLERARHVLQQLPLDRIEQLPPQAHEACGEVWSAHATLAMRDADHATATALYQRVLALDLDDQHRAAAAFGLAAANDRLSRHAEAWQALQVAHTAQLAIARDVVPELMQPRSRPLAMSDQRVDRAAFMAWKSLPAPPDARQPVFVVGFPRSGTTLLEQILDAHPDFRSMDERAFIHELTEGMQLAGQHYPDDLGKLTGEEVGQLRALYFRRVGQVLPDLAAHRLVDKNPLNMLCLPMIMRLFPHARIIVCLRHPCDVLLSCYMQPFRSPAFMVMCSSLQRLADGYVQAFEQWQQHLEVFEPHLLEWRYESVVDRFAESLTELGRFLEIEDTSPMAQFAVHARGKHHISTPSYAQVTQNISNKAVNRWHAYRELFEPVLPTLRPVMQRLGYAE; encoded by the coding sequence ATGCCAGAGTCCACCAACGGCCTCGCCGACGCCATCATCGCCGCCTATCGGGCTGGCGACATGGAGCGTATTGTCGCGCTCGGCGAGCAGGCCACGCCGACCAGCGAAGCAGCCCTGCTGTGGTTGGGCGTGGCTCGCCAGAGCGCTGGCCGCTACGCTCAGGCGGCAGCCACGTTTCGCCAGCTGACGCAGATGCGGCCGCAGGTTTCCGCTTACTGGAACAACCTGGCGCTGGCCTGTCGGCAAGACGGCGACCTGGTTGCCGCCGAACAGGCCTTGGGCATCGCCCAGGCGCTGGCGCCCGACGACGCCGAAGTGCACTTCAATCTCGGCCTGCTGCAGATCCAGCAACGCCACTGGGTATCCGCACGGCAATCGTTGATGGATGCCGTGCGCCTCTCTCCGGGTTTCATCGAGGCGAGGCTGCAAGCCGCACATGCCTGCCATGTCTGTGGCGACAACGACGGGCAGCAGGCGATGCTGGCCGGCGCCAAGGATTGGCCGGGGCAACCGGCCGAACAGGCCCTGATCCTGGCTGCGATGCTGTCCGCTCAGGGCGAGCTGGACGCCGCACTGCGTGCCCTGGACCGGGCGCTGCTGCCCGACCACGACGAGGCCGGCGTCATGCAGCTGCGCATCGCGGCACAGCGGGTGGCGCTGTACGAGCGAAGCAATCAGCTGGAGCGGGCGCGCCACGTGTTGCAGCAACTGCCGCTGGACAGGATCGAGCAACTGCCGCCGCAGGCGCACGAAGCTTGTGGCGAAGTCTGGAGTGCGCACGCTACGCTCGCCATGCGCGACGCGGATCATGCAACCGCAACTGCGCTGTACCAGCGCGTGCTGGCACTCGACCTGGACGACCAGCATCGCGCGGCGGCCGCCTTCGGGCTGGCCGCCGCCAACGACCGGCTCAGTCGCCACGCCGAGGCATGGCAGGCGCTGCAGGTCGCGCATACGGCGCAATTGGCGATCGCCCGGGACGTGGTACCCGAGCTGATGCAGCCGCGCAGCCGTCCGCTGGCCATGAGCGACCAACGGGTGGACCGTGCCGCGTTCATGGCCTGGAAATCGTTGCCAGCACCGCCTGACGCGCGCCAGCCGGTCTTCGTGGTCGGCTTCCCGCGCTCTGGCACCACACTGCTGGAACAGATACTCGACGCCCATCCGGATTTTCGTTCGATGGACGAGCGCGCCTTCATCCACGAGCTCACCGAAGGCATGCAACTGGCGGGCCAGCATTACCCGGACGACCTGGGCAAGCTCACTGGCGAAGAAGTCGGGCAATTGCGTGCGCTCTATTTCCGTCGGGTCGGACAGGTCCTACCCGATCTGGCAGCGCATCGCCTGGTGGACAAGAATCCGCTCAACATGTTGTGTCTGCCGATGATCATGCGGCTCTTTCCGCATGCGCGCATCATCGTGTGCCTGCGTCATCCGTGCGACGTACTCCTCAGTTGCTACATGCAGCCGTTCCGTTCGCCGGCCTTCATGGTGATGTGCTCGTCACTGCAACGGTTGGCCGATGGCTACGTGCAGGCTTTCGAGCAGTGGCAGCAACACCTGGAAGTATTCGAGCCACACCTGCTGGAATGGCGGTATGAATCAGTGGTCGACCGCTTCGCGGAGAGCCTGACGGAGCTCGGCAGGTTCCTCGAGATCGAGGACACCTCGCCGATGGCGCAGTTCGCCGTACATGCACGCGGCAAGCACCACATCAGCACGCCGAGCTACGCCCAGGTGACCCAGAACATCAGCAACAAGGCGGTGAACCGCTGGCACGCCTACCGCGAATTGTTCGAACCGGTGCTGCCGACGTTGCGCCCGGTGATGCAGCGACTTGGTTACGCCGAATGA
- a CDS encoding D-alanyl-D-alanine carboxypeptidase family protein, whose amino-acid sequence MNFFRRTLIPFAAVLLVGVAVAQTPPRPSPVPRPVVPDAPVPPPPDVDGKSWVLMDYATGQILASKEPDLRVEPASITKVMTDYVVSAEVANGKVHMTDPVTISENAWRGGGAGTDGSTSFLKLNSQVPLKDLLYGMIIQSGNDAAIALAEHTAGSEQAFAGLMNAYAKQLGMVNSNFQNASGYPIADHYTTAHDIAILSRALIHDFPDDYAISAIKEFEWNGIKQHNRNTLLWRDPSVDGIKTGHTSGAGYCLAASAKQGESRMIAIVMGASSEKARADSAMALLNYGFRFYETHKLYDASKPLATPRLWKGATNQLSLGVADNVLVTVKRGQYDQLKATMDIPATLIAPFTKGQQIGMLRITLDGKPVQSVPLVVLADAPQGGFFSRLWDSILLWFHSDKKAEAAAPAKSADAK is encoded by the coding sequence ATGAATTTTTTCCGCCGCACCCTGATCCCGTTCGCCGCCGTCCTGCTGGTCGGTGTTGCCGTTGCCCAGACGCCGCCGCGCCCGTCGCCGGTCCCGCGTCCGGTGGTGCCGGACGCGCCGGTGCCGCCGCCGCCGGACGTCGACGGCAAGAGCTGGGTGCTGATGGATTACGCCACCGGGCAGATCCTCGCCAGCAAGGAACCGGACCTGCGGGTGGAGCCGGCCTCGATCACCAAGGTGATGACCGACTACGTGGTCTCGGCCGAGGTCGCCAACGGCAAGGTGCACATGACCGACCCGGTCACCATCAGCGAGAACGCCTGGCGCGGCGGCGGCGCCGGCACCGACGGTTCCACCAGCTTCCTCAAGCTGAACAGCCAGGTGCCGCTGAAGGACCTGCTGTACGGCATGATCATCCAGTCCGGCAACGACGCCGCGATCGCGCTGGCTGAGCACACCGCCGGTTCCGAGCAGGCCTTCGCTGGCCTGATGAACGCCTACGCCAAGCAGCTCGGCATGGTCAACTCGAACTTCCAGAACGCCTCCGGCTACCCGATCGCGGACCACTACACCACCGCGCACGACATCGCGATCCTGTCGCGCGCGCTGATCCACGATTTTCCGGATGACTATGCGATCTCCGCGATCAAGGAGTTCGAGTGGAACGGGATCAAGCAGCACAACCGCAACACCCTGCTGTGGCGCGACCCCAGCGTGGACGGCATCAAGACCGGCCACACCTCCGGCGCCGGCTACTGCCTGGCCGCCTCGGCCAAGCAGGGCGAGTCGCGCATGATCGCGATCGTGATGGGCGCCAGCAGCGAGAAGGCGCGCGCCGATTCGGCAATGGCCCTGCTCAACTACGGCTTCCGCTTCTACGAGACGCACAAGCTGTACGACGCCAGCAAGCCGCTGGCCACGCCGCGGTTGTGGAAGGGCGCGACGAACCAGTTGTCGCTGGGCGTCGCCGACAACGTGCTGGTCACCGTCAAGCGCGGCCAGTACGACCAGCTCAAGGCGACCATGGACATTCCCGCCACGCTGATCGCGCCGTTCACCAAGGGCCAGCAGATCGGCATGCTGCGCATCACCCTGGATGGCAAGCCGGTGCAGAGCGTGCCGCTGGTGGTACTGGCCGACGCGCCGCAGGGCGGCTTCTTCTCGCGCCTGTGGGACAGCATCCTGCTGTGGTTCCACAGCGACAAGAAGGCCGAGGCAGCCGCGCCGGCCAAGAGTGCGGACGCGAAGTAA
- the lipB gene encoding lipoyl(octanoyl) transferase LipB has protein sequence MSLPLKIRRLGRQPYAATWEAMSAFTDNRTADTADELWLLEHDPVFTLGQAGKMEHVLAPGDIPVVPVDRGGQVTYHGPGQIVGYPLIDLRRVGVGVRELVNKIEQSLIDTLAHWNVVAVRREGAPGVYVADAKIAALGLRVRRGCSFHGLAFNVAMDLEPFHRINPCGYKGLAVTQLLDLGGPSQLATVEDVLVEEFCRQFGFVAEPAAPVLPELPARAAV, from the coding sequence ATGTCGTTGCCGCTGAAAATCCGCCGTCTCGGTCGCCAGCCGTACGCGGCCACCTGGGAGGCGATGAGCGCGTTCACCGACAACCGCACCGCCGACACCGCCGACGAGCTGTGGTTGCTGGAACACGACCCGGTGTTCACCCTGGGCCAGGCCGGCAAGATGGAGCACGTGCTGGCGCCGGGCGATATTCCGGTGGTGCCGGTCGACCGCGGCGGCCAGGTGACCTACCACGGTCCCGGCCAGATCGTCGGCTACCCGCTGATCGACCTGCGCCGGGTCGGCGTCGGCGTGCGCGAACTGGTCAACAAGATCGAGCAGTCGCTGATCGATACGCTGGCGCATTGGAACGTGGTCGCCGTGCGGCGCGAAGGCGCGCCCGGCGTCTACGTGGCCGACGCCAAGATCGCCGCGCTCGGGTTGCGCGTGCGCCGCGGCTGCAGCTTCCACGGGCTGGCCTTCAACGTGGCCATGGACCTGGAGCCGTTTCACCGCATCAACCCCTGCGGTTACAAGGGTTTGGCAGTCACGCAGCTGCTAGACTTGGGCGGTCCGTCGCAGTTGGCCACGGTCGAGGACGTGCTGGTGGAGGAGTTCTGCCGCCAGTTCGGCTTTGTCGCCGAGCCCGCTGCCCCCGTTTTACCCGAACTCCCCGCTCGCGCAGCGGTCTGA